In Thiofilum sp., the genomic window AAAACTAGAAAACACCAACAATCATTATTATTTCTTATTAAGAAAGCTCTAAACTCATTTAAGGTAGATTTTTATGCACTTACTAAATCGTATCACCTTAGATCCTAATATATGTCACGGTAAACCTACCATTCGCGGTCTACGCTATCCCGTTGAAACGATGTTAGAACTTTTCAGTGCGGGGATGAGTATTGAAGAGATATTAGACGATTATGAAGATTTAGAACGCGATGACTTACTGGCTGTTTTATCCTATGCTACGCGTTTATCCCAAGTGAAGAGAATAGAAACGGCATTAGCAGCATGAAGTTTTTGGTTGATGCCCACTTGCCACGCAAACTAGCGATTCAGTTGAAGGAAGCAGGCTACGATACTCGACATACATTAGGCCTGCCCGAAGGTAATCGAACAACAGACCAGTTTATTAATAATCTCTCTATTGAAGAACAGCGTATTGTTGTGACTAAAGATGCTGATTTTGTGAATTCCTTTTGGCTTCAAGACCAACCTTGGAAACTACTTCTAGCCTCGACTGGTAATATTCGTAATGATGAGTTAAAGGCTTTATTTCTGAATAACCTTGAAAAGATTGAAGCTGCTTTTGTTGATGCTCGCTTCATTGAATTGACTCAACATAGTTTGATCATTCATGCCTAAACTTAGGTAAGCAGCAAAATTTATTTAAGGACATGTATAAATGACCCTATTCAGAGTAGTTCTTGTACTGATTTTCATCACCCTTGCTGGCTATACCAGTGTAGTTATTTCAAATTATGGCATGGGGCTATTACCCATATTTTTTGGTGATATGGCTAAGATGCAGTGGCCCGGTCAGTTTAACCTTGATTTTATGTTTATGTTATCCCTTTCAGGTTTATGGGTTGCATGGCGTCACCAGTTTTCGGCTATAGGTATCATTTTGGGAATAATAGCTGTTTTTGGTGGGGCACTATTCTTAAGTGCCTATTTATTTATCGAGAGTTTTCGAGTACAGGGCGACATGAAAGCATTGATGTTAGGGCATGAACGGGCAACGCAATGAGCTAATCCGTTCAGCAAGCCAACTAAATCACTCTAGAAAATCGCTGCTGGGTGGTTTGTTCGCGTAAGTGCTTATCAAACACCATACAAATATTACGAATCAAAAAGCGTCCGCGTGGTGTGACTGTTATCCCTGAAGTACTTAATACTAATAACTCATCCTCAGCCATTGGCTGTAAATCGGCTAACTCTTGCGCAAAATATTCGGCAAAATGGAGATTAAATAACCGTTCCACCTCTGCAAAATCGAGCGCAAATTGGCAAGTCAATTCTTGGATAATATGGCGGCGAATCACATCATCTTCCGTCATGACTAAGCCTTTAATCACCGGAAATTGCCCCGCATCAATAGCAGCATAGTACTCATCTAAAGTCTTAGCATTTTGGCTATAACTATTCGCTACACTACTAATCGAACTTACCCCCATTGCCACCAAATCACAATCCGCGTGAGTGGTATAGCCTTGGAAGTTACGATGCAGCGTACCATTAGCTTGGGCTAGCGCTAATTCATCATTCGGTTTAGCAAAGTGATCCATCCCAATGTATTCATAGCCTGCCTGCGTCAAATGCTCGACCGCCAATTTCATAATCTGTAATTTAGTCTCAGCAGAAGGCAAATCGGCCTCATTA contains:
- a CDS encoding DUF433 domain-containing protein gives rise to the protein MHLLNRITLDPNICHGKPTIRGLRYPVETMLELFSAGMSIEEILDDYEDLERDDLLAVLSYATRLSQVKRIETALAA
- a CDS encoding DUF5615 family PIN-like protein, with the protein product MKFLVDAHLPRKLAIQLKEAGYDTRHTLGLPEGNRTTDQFINNLSIEEQRIVVTKDADFVNSFWLQDQPWKLLLASTGNIRNDELKALFLNNLEKIEAAFVDARFIELTQHSLIIHA